The Oncorhynchus nerka isolate Pitt River unplaced genomic scaffold, Oner_Uvic_2.0 unplaced_scaffold_9198, whole genome shotgun sequence nucleotide sequence AAATTaagattgtttcctgtgtcaatAACACTAAACCATATTAACCATCAATAACAACACTAAACCAAATTAGCCATACTTTACCCCATTTTACCACAATTGGCTTCTTCAAAGTTCTATGGTCGACATAACATTCATAAGTTTCCTTATCTGCCTCTGGGATCTGCACACTCATCCTGATCTGGTAGGTGTCATCATCATTGGGTAGGACTCCTGTAGACTGCACTCCATCACGTTCGGTCAATGGAACACCATTCTTCTTAATTTGCATAATCACATCTTTGGGATAGAAACCTGTGGCCATGCAGGTCAGTCGGACATGTCCTGCAGTTTTGGCCTTTTTAGCAAATACATAGACCCTTGGAGAGGCTAAAGAGGGAATAAACGGAGAACATTAATATTATTTCTGATCTCACATGTACAAATGGTCGTTTTTGTTAACCATTTGTTAGGCTATACTATTTAAGTACTCACAATCAGCCCTACTGAATTCTTTGTCCTCATATTTCATGAATTTGGAAAGCCAGTCCACACACTCCTTCTCCAGGTAGCCCTTGGTGTACTGGTTGAGGATCTGGACCCCGTCCCACTTCCTCTTAGTCGGCTGAGCTTGAACAACTGCGGCCACCCACTGCATATTGGCATCATCAAAGGCCAGGAAGTCGTCACCATCGTAGCTGTACTGGTCTGTGCCCTTTATGAATTTCAATGTGCCGTCACTCTGTTGGTCAATCTCACAGCCATGTTTCCACTGAAGGATATGCACATCTGAgatgaaaaacaaatgaaaaagACGGTCAATGATGACAATATACATGAGTAACTAATGACCTACAATTTTAAAAGATTAACGGTGAACGTAGGACAAATTGCAGGTGATCCCTCACCAGTGTTGTTGTGCATCATGCGCTTCATCAAGATATCGACATTAACTTTGAACCACTGCTCCTTGCTCTCGCGTGACTGAGTGCCTTTATCCCAGTAGTCTGCTGGCAGCTTCTCCCTCATCCAGGCCTGTTTGGGAATCTTCTTCTTTGCCACACTGTCATAGTAATCAATCTGTTTGTCATTCATCAGACCCATGGCAGTGAACTCATGGATTCCAGGCAATTCTAGTGGCTTTGAGAGTGAAGTGTAGATGTAATTCAGGGAGTAGATGTCTGTAGGGAAAACATTTTTAACATTGAGATAATTTGTCTGAATCTGCCTTCTCTCCATGTTACTCATACTATGCTGTAAAACATGAATAGGAAATGACTGCATGTTAAATATTTATCTATATCATAGATCTGTAACGGCCAACAAAATAATGTATTCAATTAATAGTGTCAGAGTGGCCTTGCATGATGTTGTCTAAATGGTAGGTGGCTTCTCAATAACAAATAAGCCCAAACTCATGCATTAGTGAGAAGTGGGACACATTCTGCAACTTAGAAATCAACCTATTTCATATTAATATATTGAAGAGATACTTTGCGATTTTGGGACATGAGgcactttatctacttccccaaatTCAGGTGAGCAAATGTTTATGGCTCTGTGTCCAGAATGAAGGAAGTTAGCATTGGCttgtgaaactacctctaacGTTAGTGCAACTGCTAaatagcgttagcgcaatgactaaCAATCTTTGGGTacagctagttagcattggctctcaAAAGTAccactaacttccttcatactggacgcaTATACCtaaaaaaatggtatccacaagttcatctgactctggggaagtagataaagggcttcattgacaAAATCTTAAAAGAGCCCTTTAACACAACACCACCCGAACTCAAGTAGTTCGGACCTCTTGGTGTAATGATtaaggtgttggcttgacagCTGCTAGATCCAGCTTTGAGTCCCGGTCGGGGCTATCCCCCGGATTCTCTACCATATCAAGAAAATAAATCATATGCATTTCCTTTTTCCTTTGTTCGTGTATTGTTCTTTAGTTTTTGTATAATCGTATTATAAAATTGTATGACCGTCCTTGTCTATCTGTGAGTGTTTAAGTGTTTTGTTAGTTGTCAagatatgttgttgtttttgcacCCCAGGATGAGTAACGTTAGCTGCTGCTAAACAAATAAACGTGTGTACAATTGCAGTAGTCATTATCAGTATATAGACTACTTTATAATTGCAAACACATGACAAACATAAAATCTTCTTGGCACATGTTTTACtttgtgatttaaaaaaaggAGATAATGCTATGCCTTGTTGGTCTAagcaaagttttttttaaagctcaataatgtatataatgtttcATTACaaatgtgtgttgttattgcacCGTTCATGGCCTGTAAGTGCGCAATAGCTTTCCAGTAACCGATACAATGGATGGAGAAACGTAAAGGTCGACTACAAATGCTAAAATGCAATTACAACAAGTAGACTATTGTGCTAATAGACCACAGCAGTATATATGGTAAGCGATTTTAAAAGTAATATTGTTTTATTATTCTTTTGCCACGCCTGGCTGTAAACGTTTACTTTCACTTTTGATATCGAGTACACAACTTACCGCTTTGGCTCCGGCAAATACATTCTAGtgaaaaatataaaacaaaaaaCATCAAATTAGGTCTATACATCTTGCTAATTAAACTACAACCGTTTTCTTAAGCTATATCCCCGTTTTAAAAGTATATGTCGATGGAAAACCCCTTCACAAATATCTGTTGCCTTCCTTCTTCTGTGTTTTTTTTTGGCTGACTACAACCCAAAGGGGTGTTTTGCCGCCGCCAACTGGACCGGTTGAAACCAAAACAAGGTCAAAAGAAAACCCATACGTGATAGGGAAACTAACCCAATCCACCCAAATAAAAATGCTACATTGACAAAACAAAACTCACATTACTTCCTTCTTTCAATTCTCCATATCTCCCTTCTCAGGCTCtaggacctgagagggtggtacggctTGTAACAATATTCCATGTAACTTCAGAATCTTTCAATCTTTCAACCCCAGGAACTGTTCTGCCGCTTCCACAATGATTTTTGTCTTCCTGGACCTTTTCTCCACCTTGGCAGAGCCATTTATCATCATATCTATAAACATCCACCTTCCTAACTTTTTAAATACCTTGGTCCTGCTGGTGAAAGGAAACCCCTGCAGCCTGCAGTGAAGGCCTATGCACAACCATATTACTCTTCAAGTGCGCCATTCAAACCCTCAACCCTTTTAACAGCTGCTGCATATGAAATGCCCTGacatgatcagatatgaaaagccaactgacatttactcctgaggtgctgacttgtggcaccctctacaacca carries:
- the LOC135565961 gene encoding class I histocompatibility antigen, F10 alpha chain-like; protein product: MYRPNLMFFVLYFSLECICRSQSDIYSLNYIYTSLSKPLELPGIHEFTAMGLMNDKQIDYYDSVAKKKIPKQAWMREKLPADYWDKGTQSRESKEQWFKVNVDILMKRMMHNNTDVHILQWKHGCEIDQQSDGTLKFIKGTDQYSYDGDDFLAFDDANMQWVAAVVQAQPTKRKWDGVQILNQYTKGYLEKECVDWLSKFMKYEDKEFSRADSSPRVYVFAKKAKTAGHVRLTCMATGFYPKDVIMQIKKNGVPLTERDGVQSTGVLPNDDDTYQIRMSVQIPEADKETYECYVDHRTLKKPIVVKWGKVWLIWFSVVIDG